From a single Nicotiana tomentosiformis chromosome 2, ASM39032v3, whole genome shotgun sequence genomic region:
- the LOC138904403 gene encoding uncharacterized protein, translated as MAFEQGRDDDGYKLWYSRVIKGKNGVGILVDRELRESVIEVRREGLDEIVRSILPLERLFIGGDFNGHIGSTAGGYGKVHGGFDFGDRNGGGTSLFDLAKAFELVIVNSSFPKREEHLVTFQSVLAKTRIDYLLLRRCYSWLCKDCKVFPGESLATQHRLLVMDVGIMIKRKKRPVRGRPRIRWGALTIDKAQELEGMLSVLGAWRSGGDASAMWTMTTNCIREAVREVLGVSLWQPQRRMVVE; from the exons ATGGCTTTTGAACAAGGGAgagatgatg ACGGGTATAAGCTGTGGTATTCTAGAGTCATAAagggtaagaatggagtgggtatcttggtggatagggaacttagagagtcaGTGATAGAGGTTAGGCGG GAGGGGTTGGATGAGATAGTGCGTAGTATTCTGCCTCTAGAGAGGTTATTTAttggaggggatttcaatggtcaTATTGGGTCGACTGCTGGTGGCTATGGAaaggtgcatggaggcttcgaCTTTGGGGATAGAAACGGAGGAGGTACTTCACTATTCGATTTGGCTAAGGCATTTGAGCTGGTGATTGTGAACTCTAGCTTCCCTAAGAGGGAGGAGCATTTGGTCACTTTCCAAAGTGTGTTGGCGAAGACTCGGATTGATTATCTCCTTCTCAGGAGGTGTTATAGctggttgtgcaaggattgcaaggtttTCCCGGGTGAGTCGCTTgcgacgcagcataggctcttggttATGGATGTTGGTATCATGATTAAGAGGAAGAAGAGGCCTGTACGAGGACGGCCGAGGATTAGGTGGGGAGCCTTGACTATAGATAAAGCTCAAGAGTTGGAGGGGATGTTGTCGGTTTTGGGAGCCTGGAGGAGTGGCGGGGATGCGAGTGCTATGTGGACGATGACGACAAACTGTATAAGGGAGGCggtgagagaggtgttaggggtctctcTCTGGCAGCCACAAAGGCGAATGGTGGTGGAATGa